The sequence GCCTCAATGTTTCTTACCTCCGGGGAAGTCGAGGTGCAAATGAGCGCTGGGGGATCTACTTGTCTGGGAGACGTTGCCCTGGAGGGACTTGTGTTCCCAGTTGACGTCCAGTCCTGAGGTCGTCACCCGGAAGCCGTGTTCCTCTTCGTCGAGATCGTACTTGGAAGTGACGCATTTCTTCAGTGGCAAGTAAGGGTTCTCCGTAATCTCGGTCATGAACCAGCGACCGGCGTACTGCATAACaaaatcattattcatttatttttaaagatttttcttgaTTACATAAGAGGTGGAAACAATCTACGTAATGATGAAGAGTTTTATTAGAATTAATActaatttgatatttttctttgagaTTTTGCTCCTGATAAGTAGGTTTTGGTTTTTAGAAGTTTTGAGATAACAATATTACAAATTGCTTTTGTTGGTAGTATAAAAAGTTTTGATCcagtgtattatacacacacacacacacacacacacacacacatatatatatatatatatatatatatatatatatatatatatatatacatacaaaacttaTAGCCTTACTAACAAAAGACCAGCGTGAAAgccaaaaagaaataagaaaaatgaattACCAGATGCTAATCACTTTCTACAATTCTTCGAGGAGAGAAAGTATTCAGGCTATGTGTTTTTGTTCTGGTAATTGAAAGAAGATATcaactgaaataaagaaaaatatcaatattttcttctttagtATAATGCTTATAAGTTGGCTCTGAAGAAGAGAGTGTGTCTCATTCACCTTACGGACGTCGAAGTTGGGTTGGAGGGAAACATCAGCGCATTTTCCCGCAAGCAGAAAGTCAGGCAGTCCCCCTTGGCAAGAGACAGAGGCCACGACACCCAAAGCAAAGACAGCGACACCCAACATGTTTCCAGAGCAGCAAAATGTTTCTCTTGATTGACTCAGGCCGTCAGCCATCTTATATACGATCCCGATCACCTAGCAATGAAGTCTTcaccatttttctttctttctttttttctgccaGAATTTTACTTCCATTTTCCTGTTCTTGaaaaaacatattctttttttccttcaagGACATTTCTTATCTCTTCCATAAAATTGACATTAAATCAAACCGTTAGTTGTAATTGAATTCCTTCTATAAAGTACAGCAGCTATTATGGTTAACGATCAGGGATTAAGAGATTAGAGTATGTGAAAGAATGTGATTAGTCAGCATTCAAGATGATTATGGGACATTTGACAAGAACCTCCGGCATAACTTGCATCACGTCAAGGTAACGGACGATTACGAACGTGAAAAAAAACCTTGCTAAGTCTGCATGCTTGCGTGACGTCACCAAGGATCCTTTTCGATGGTATAAAAGCACTTGGCGGACGTCCTTCCTCATCAATCCTTCTGTCAAAATGAGACGAGTCCTTCTGGTTGTGTTTGTGGCTGCAGCAGCAGCTGTGGCGTCTGTGTCTGCAGACAAAATCCCAGACTTCGTCGTTAGAGGACAATGTCCTGTTGTGGATGAAGTGAAATTGTGGAAGGAACAAAGGCCTAGACATTCTGAggtattgcttctctctctctctctctctctctctctctctctctctctctctctctctctctctctgttaacaaaATCAAAGGTTCTTGTATGTATACAATCAAAGACTGATATACCAAAGCATTCATAAATCCACATACAGTACTATGTTTACCAAGTTACCGATATTGACATTTATGACATAAAATAGACacaactttttatcattattattattattattattattattatta comes from Palaemon carinicauda isolate YSFRI2023 chromosome 3, ASM3689809v2, whole genome shotgun sequence and encodes:
- the LOC137635254 gene encoding crustacyanin-A2 subunit-like, yielding MADGLSQSRETFCCSGNMLGVAVFALGVVASVSCQGGLPDFLLAGKCADVSLQPNFDVRKYAGRWFMTEITENPYLPLKKCVTSKYDLDEEEHGFRVTTSGLDVNWEHKSLQGNVSQTSRSPSAHLHLDFPGVIGSPYKVIETDYENYSCVYSCIDWSGYKTEFGFVFSRTQENWGHATEKCSNVFEKNGVDFNNFFAIPQTSDCYN